In Cystobacter ferrugineus, the following are encoded in one genomic region:
- a CDS encoding sensor histidine kinase, whose protein sequence is MSSPRRFIQSVKLAEPVLTADRELLRRALVNLLDNSFQYTALGSSRITLEASNPEPDLLELRVRDEGPGITPSARANLFEAHLPDENTPTSGRAEGGNRLALAFCRRAVQAHGGWIWVEDNHPKGAAFCIRLPLRPHGPLFSNS, encoded by the coding sequence GTGAGCTCTCCGCGCCGCTTCATCCAGAGCGTGAAGCTGGCGGAGCCGGTACTCACCGCGGACCGCGAGCTGCTGCGCCGCGCGCTCGTCAACCTGCTGGACAACTCCTTCCAGTACACGGCGCTGGGCAGCAGCCGGATCACGCTCGAGGCCTCCAACCCCGAGCCCGACCTGCTGGAGCTGCGGGTGCGTGACGAGGGCCCCGGCATCACCCCCTCCGCGCGAGCCAACCTCTTCGAGGCCCACCTGCCCGACGAGAACACCCCCACCTCGGGACGCGCCGAGGGCGGCAACCGGCTCGCGCTCGCCTTCTGCCGCCGCGCCGTGCAGGCCCATGGGGGATGGATCTGGGTGGAGGACAACCACCCCAAGGGCGCGGCCTTCTGCATCCGGCTGCCCCTGCGCCCCCACGGACCCCTGTTCTCCAACTCCTGA
- a CDS encoding Kelch repeat-containing protein gives MKKSRRLSAAPALWLAAGVLTLTTGCPGPQEPTLGIAHQSMTELSGAESVTLGVSYAVGAPFTLRWTATAGTVLERDAPRSTIVYWTAPNCIPEGAPMPVVTATLTDEQGRSASTEFHFQETELFRCVVNESAPMSRPRVSHTATRLASGQVLVVGGVSEFVSTETPARASVPSVLESSAELYEPSTRTWAPTGALSQPRYDHQAHLLASGRVLVIGGLWSTEGASEPRAATTLELYEPSTGTWTVVSDLGEMARVKHSVLLTSGRVLLLGQEATGQPRHALYDPEANTWSPATAPASDIILDNVIRLASGKLLAIGTRTIPGRNGAPPTTVQGAWSYAPDTDTWTPTGAMKRTEAFFDTSLALLPSGEVLCLYRHEEKGNVLAELYQPGTNTWLHANTPSAAAPARFATGPLHSGQVLFSTYASNWKMHVFDPVQKIWLMLGHLPGPLPWGMTVTPLPSGQTLLVGGQLRSEQPLSTTPQRTVWLHAPRSP, from the coding sequence ATGAAGAAGTCACGGAGACTGTCGGCCGCGCCCGCGCTGTGGCTGGCGGCGGGAGTGCTCACACTCACCACGGGATGCCCGGGGCCGCAGGAGCCCACCCTCGGCATCGCCCACCAGTCCATGACCGAGCTGTCCGGTGCGGAAAGCGTGACACTGGGCGTCTCCTATGCGGTCGGAGCGCCCTTCACCCTCCGGTGGACGGCCACGGCCGGCACCGTGTTGGAGCGTGATGCCCCGCGTTCCACCATCGTCTACTGGACGGCGCCCAACTGCATCCCGGAGGGAGCGCCGATGCCGGTCGTGACGGCGACGCTCACCGACGAGCAGGGACGGAGCGCGTCCACCGAGTTCCACTTCCAGGAGACCGAGCTGTTCCGCTGTGTGGTGAACGAGAGCGCGCCCATGAGCCGGCCCCGCGTGAGCCACACGGCCACGCGGCTCGCCTCGGGTCAGGTGCTCGTGGTGGGGGGCGTGTCCGAGTTCGTCAGCACCGAGACTCCGGCCAGGGCCTCCGTTCCCTCCGTCCTGGAGTCCTCCGCGGAGCTGTATGAGCCCTCGACGCGGACCTGGGCGCCCACCGGAGCGCTGAGCCAACCCCGCTACGATCATCAGGCCCACCTGCTTGCCTCCGGCAGGGTGCTCGTCATCGGCGGGCTCTGGTCCACCGAAGGCGCCTCCGAGCCACGAGCCGCCACCACCCTGGAGCTCTACGAGCCCTCGACGGGCACGTGGACGGTGGTCTCGGATCTGGGGGAGATGGCGCGCGTGAAGCACTCCGTCCTACTCACGTCCGGACGGGTCCTCCTGCTGGGGCAGGAGGCGACGGGACAGCCCCGCCACGCGCTCTATGACCCGGAAGCGAACACGTGGAGCCCGGCCACCGCGCCCGCCTCCGACATCATCCTCGACAACGTCATCCGTCTGGCCTCGGGCAAGCTCCTGGCCATCGGCACGCGGACCATCCCCGGCAGGAATGGGGCTCCCCCCACCACCGTCCAGGGCGCCTGGAGCTACGCTCCGGACACGGACACCTGGACGCCCACGGGCGCCATGAAGAGGACAGAGGCGTTCTTCGACACGTCCCTCGCCCTGCTGCCCTCCGGCGAGGTGCTGTGCCTCTACCGTCACGAGGAGAAGGGAAACGTTCTCGCGGAGCTCTACCAACCCGGGACGAACACCTGGCTCCATGCGAACACCCCCTCCGCCGCAGCTCCCGCCCGCTTCGCCACCGGCCCACTGCACTCGGGGCAGGTGCTCTTCAGCACCTATGCCTCGAACTGGAAGATGCATGTGTTCGACCCGGTCCAGAAGATCTGGCTCATGCTCGGGCACCTGCCCGGACCCCTCCCCTGGGGAATGACCGTGACGCCACTGCCCTCGGGACAGACGCTGCTCGTGGGAGGCCAGCTCCGTAGCGAGCAGCCCCTCTCGACGACTCCCCAGCGCACGGTCTGGCTGCACGCCCCCCGATCTCCCTGA
- a CDS encoding M4 family metallopeptidase, which produces MVRHRILTALLALPLAACGVEGTNATPESIDEIGTLSSADVKSALSAIPGVQVVGKHEDGVIPFYVRGDFGSTSQSLRGLAAGDVRAQMGDALNRIAPIFRLKAEDLVVRRTRVDAQGHMHVRYAQTKNGLPVVGEELVVHVDPAGHVYAVNGTARDGENVPAVARVSREAAAQSALRHTVGTGLNAESAQLVYYRPASSRLQLAYEVVVTGAGAELPVRDHVFVSARDGSILGRTTDIHTALNRKVYSANNGTSTPGTLKRSEGQAATGDAHVDGNYEKLGGTYNCYKNNFGRDSFDNAGASLISSVHYSRNYVNAYWDGTQMVYGDGDGVDSGMLGLSADVTTHELTHAVTEYESNLTYSGESGGLNEAMSDIFGAYCESYDSGTWATTNAVFMVGDDIWTPATPNDALRYMYDPAKDGASLDYWTSSSGSKDVHYSSGIANLAFTLLSRGGTHPRGKSTLNVTGIGVQKAGAIFYKANVDLMTPSTTFAQAKAYTEQAATALGYDAATVEAVTAAWTAVGVGIPPPPPCTTQVALSNGVAVTGISASEGAWSCIYTLAVPAGSTNLTFDLSGGTGDGDMYVKFGSEPSSTSYDCRPYKGGNTESCTIASPQAGTYYVKIYGYSDASGMSLKGAFTAGSGGGDGSVLTSGVETASYSGSSGTWKCFTLSVPSGKSSVVFTQTGKTGNTGDADLYVRQGSQPTTSSYTCRPYKSGNTETCTINSPAAGTWYACSYGYSAYTNVTMKGTY; this is translated from the coding sequence TTGGTTCGTCATCGGATTCTGACCGCGCTCCTCGCCTTGCCCCTCGCGGCGTGCGGCGTGGAGGGTACGAACGCGACGCCGGAGAGCATCGACGAGATTGGCACCCTGTCCTCGGCCGACGTGAAGTCCGCCCTGAGCGCCATTCCCGGCGTCCAGGTCGTCGGCAAGCACGAGGACGGAGTGATTCCCTTCTACGTCCGGGGTGACTTCGGCTCCACGAGCCAGTCTCTGCGGGGGCTCGCGGCCGGTGACGTGCGCGCGCAGATGGGCGACGCGCTCAACCGCATTGCCCCCATCTTCCGCTTGAAGGCGGAGGACCTGGTGGTGCGGCGTACCCGCGTGGACGCCCAGGGCCACATGCACGTGCGCTATGCCCAGACGAAGAACGGCCTGCCGGTGGTGGGCGAGGAGCTCGTCGTCCACGTGGACCCCGCGGGACACGTCTACGCGGTCAACGGCACGGCCCGCGATGGCGAGAACGTCCCGGCCGTGGCGCGCGTCTCGCGCGAGGCCGCCGCTCAGTCCGCCCTGCGCCACACCGTGGGCACCGGGCTGAACGCCGAGAGCGCCCAGCTCGTCTACTACCGCCCCGCGAGCAGCCGGCTCCAACTGGCCTATGAGGTGGTGGTGACGGGCGCGGGAGCCGAGTTGCCCGTGCGCGACCACGTCTTCGTGAGCGCGCGCGACGGCTCCATCCTCGGCCGCACCACGGACATCCACACCGCGCTCAACCGCAAGGTGTACTCGGCCAACAATGGCACCAGCACCCCCGGCACGCTCAAGCGCTCCGAGGGCCAGGCGGCCACGGGTGACGCCCACGTCGATGGCAACTACGAGAAGCTGGGTGGCACCTACAACTGCTACAAGAACAACTTCGGCCGTGACTCGTTCGACAACGCGGGCGCCTCGCTCATCAGCTCCGTCCACTACAGCCGCAACTACGTGAACGCGTACTGGGACGGCACCCAGATGGTGTACGGCGACGGCGACGGCGTGGACTCGGGCATGCTCGGTCTGTCCGCGGACGTGACCACGCACGAGCTCACCCACGCGGTGACCGAGTACGAGTCCAACCTCACCTACTCGGGTGAGTCCGGTGGTCTCAACGAGGCGATGAGCGACATCTTCGGCGCCTACTGCGAGAGCTACGACTCGGGCACCTGGGCCACCACCAACGCGGTGTTCATGGTGGGCGATGACATCTGGACCCCGGCCACCCCGAACGACGCCCTGCGCTACATGTACGACCCGGCCAAGGATGGCGCCTCGCTGGACTACTGGACCAGCAGCTCGGGCAGCAAGGACGTGCACTACAGCTCGGGCATCGCCAACCTGGCCTTCACGCTGCTCTCCCGCGGCGGCACGCACCCGCGTGGCAAGTCGACCCTCAACGTGACGGGCATCGGCGTGCAGAAGGCCGGCGCCATCTTCTACAAGGCCAACGTGGACCTGATGACGCCCAGCACCACCTTCGCCCAGGCCAAGGCGTACACCGAGCAGGCCGCGACGGCGCTCGGCTACGACGCGGCCACGGTGGAGGCCGTGACGGCGGCCTGGACGGCCGTGGGCGTGGGCATTCCCCCGCCTCCGCCCTGCACGACGCAGGTGGCGCTCTCCAATGGCGTGGCGGTGACGGGCATCTCCGCCAGCGAGGGCGCCTGGAGCTGCATCTACACGCTGGCCGTTCCCGCGGGCTCGACCAACCTGACGTTCGACCTGAGCGGGGGCACGGGTGACGGCGACATGTACGTGAAGTTCGGCTCCGAGCCGTCCTCCACCTCGTACGACTGCCGTCCGTACAAGGGGGGCAACACGGAGAGCTGCACCATCGCCAGCCCACAGGCGGGTACCTACTACGTGAAGATCTACGGCTACTCCGACGCCTCGGGCATGAGCCTCAAGGGCGCGTTCACCGCGGGCTCCGGTGGCGGCGATGGCAGCGTGCTGACCAGCGGCGTGGAGACGGCCTCGTACTCGGGCTCCTCGGGGACGTGGAAGTGCTTCACGCTGAGCGTGCCGAGCGGGAAGAGCTCGGTCGTCTTCACCCAGACGGGCAAGACGGGCAACACGGGTGACGCGGACCTGTACGTGAGGCAGGGCTCGCAGCCCACCACCAGCTCCTACACCTGCCGTCCGTACAAGAGCGGCAACACCGAGACCTGCACCATCAACAGCCCGGCCGCCGGCACCTGGTACGCGTGCTCGTACGGCTATAGCGCCTACACCAACGTGACGATGAAGGGCACCTACTAG
- a CDS encoding HAD family hydrolase, with product MLTIFDCDGVLIDSEILASGVYAEMLRELGLVISHEEAINRFTGLTHAQLEVLIHRELGRPLPADFRERATLEIDRRLESVKPIAGVHAMLDRLQGPRCVCSNSSIARLKISMSATGLWERFQPHIFSAPELGRSKPAPDVFLHAARVFGVDPRDALVIEDSSHGIEGAVAAGMRVIGFTGGGHTWPGHAQALLEAGAVKVVSRLEEVGVAIEALAA from the coding sequence ATGCTCACCATTTTCGACTGTGACGGCGTGTTGATCGACTCGGAGATCCTGGCCTCGGGCGTCTACGCCGAGATGCTGCGCGAGCTGGGCCTCGTCATCTCCCACGAGGAGGCCATCAACCGCTTCACCGGGCTGACCCACGCGCAGCTCGAGGTCCTGATCCACCGGGAGCTCGGGCGGCCCCTGCCCGCGGACTTCCGTGAGCGCGCGACGCTCGAGATCGATCGCAGGCTGGAGAGCGTGAAGCCCATCGCGGGTGTGCACGCGATGCTCGACCGGCTCCAGGGTCCGCGCTGCGTCTGCTCGAACTCGAGCATCGCGCGGCTGAAGATCAGCATGAGCGCGACGGGCCTCTGGGAGCGCTTCCAGCCTCACATCTTCTCGGCCCCCGAGCTGGGCCGCTCGAAGCCCGCCCCCGATGTCTTCCTGCACGCGGCCCGGGTGTTCGGGGTCGATCCGCGCGACGCGCTCGTCATCGAGGACTCCTCGCATGGCATCGAGGGAGCTGTCGCGGCGGGCATGCGGGTGATCGGCTTCACGGGCGGTGGCCATACCTGGCCCGGTCATGCCCAGGCCCTGCTGGAGGCGGGGGCCGTGAAGGTGGTGTCCCGCCTCGAGGAGGTGGGCGTGGCCATCGAGGCGCTCGCGGCCTGA
- a CDS encoding M4 family metallopeptidase, whose protein sequence is MRIRRLVSVLPFVLLGSACGVDMDADTQVSQGEQDSSLVSKVDDGQGLRQLKAQRPEFLQEAGELSFKRAQIDSRGLKHERLSQTFKGVPVFGAQAIVHLGGDGSVASVTDRLARGLKVDTTPRLRAEEATRLAVGHAGGPSLLGAAPKADLQILPDSKGARLTWRVQLETVTAKGEPSMPNLFIDAHTGELVQQFDNLKTARNRKTYTAGTRTTLPGTLVRSEGQGPSGDAVLDMAHDNAGITYDFYFSKFGRDSYNGAGATLSSTVHYSKNYVNAYWDGTQMVYGDGDGVDASPLTVLDVVGHELTHAVTDNSSDLIYANESGALNEAMSDVFGAAIEAYRDGAVSANTWKIGEECWTPATPGDALRYMNDPALAGDYDYYPTRYTGTSDNGGVHWNSGIANLAFHLMVSGGTHPRGKTSNVVPALDPADAYNSIQKGAAIFYRANTVYLTPSSTFADARTATAQAAADLYGAGSSAVTSVNEAWSAVGVAPAPVWTVFSNQTNLSGARSSSTNYSFATPTGATAIKFEMSGGSGDADLYVKFGSAPTTTSYDCRPYASGNSESCTFNPAKQGTYYVMIRGYSAYSGVTLKASSAQ, encoded by the coding sequence ATGCGTATTCGCCGACTCGTCTCCGTCCTCCCCTTCGTGCTTCTGGGCAGTGCCTGCGGTGTCGACATGGATGCCGACACCCAGGTCAGCCAGGGGGAGCAGGACAGCAGCCTGGTCTCCAAGGTCGATGACGGACAGGGCCTGAGGCAGCTCAAGGCGCAGCGTCCCGAGTTCCTCCAGGAGGCGGGGGAGCTGTCCTTCAAGCGCGCGCAGATCGACTCGCGCGGCCTGAAGCACGAGCGCCTGTCGCAGACCTTCAAGGGTGTGCCGGTGTTTGGCGCCCAGGCCATCGTCCACCTCGGGGGGGATGGCTCCGTCGCGTCCGTCACCGACCGGCTCGCCCGCGGCCTCAAGGTCGACACCACGCCCCGGCTGCGCGCGGAGGAGGCCACGCGGCTGGCGGTGGGCCACGCGGGCGGCCCGAGCCTGCTGGGCGCCGCGCCGAAGGCGGACCTGCAGATCCTCCCCGACAGCAAGGGGGCCCGGCTGACCTGGCGGGTGCAGCTCGAGACGGTCACGGCCAAGGGCGAGCCCTCGATGCCCAACCTCTTCATCGACGCGCACACGGGTGAGCTCGTCCAGCAGTTCGACAACCTGAAGACGGCGCGCAACCGCAAGACCTATACCGCCGGCACTCGCACGACGCTGCCCGGGACGTTGGTGCGCTCGGAGGGGCAGGGGCCCTCGGGGGACGCGGTGCTGGACATGGCCCACGACAACGCGGGCATCACGTACGACTTCTATTTCAGCAAGTTCGGGCGTGACAGCTACAACGGCGCCGGCGCCACCCTCTCCTCGACCGTCCACTACAGCAAGAACTACGTGAACGCGTACTGGGACGGCACGCAGATGGTCTACGGCGATGGCGACGGCGTGGACGCCTCGCCGCTGACGGTGCTCGACGTGGTGGGCCATGAGCTCACCCACGCCGTCACCGACAACTCCTCGGACCTCATCTACGCGAACGAGTCGGGCGCCCTCAACGAGGCCATGTCCGACGTCTTCGGCGCCGCCATCGAGGCCTACCGCGACGGCGCGGTCAGCGCCAACACGTGGAAGATTGGCGAGGAGTGCTGGACCCCGGCCACCCCGGGCGATGCGCTGCGCTACATGAACGACCCGGCGCTCGCGGGGGACTACGACTACTACCCGACGCGCTACACGGGCACCTCGGACAACGGCGGCGTGCACTGGAACTCGGGCATCGCCAACCTGGCCTTCCACCTGATGGTGTCCGGCGGCACGCACCCGCGCGGCAAGACGAGCAACGTGGTGCCGGCGCTCGACCCGGCCGACGCCTACAACAGCATCCAGAAGGGCGCGGCCATCTTCTATCGCGCCAACACGGTGTACCTGACCCCGAGCAGCACCTTCGCGGACGCGCGCACCGCCACGGCGCAGGCCGCCGCCGACCTCTACGGCGCGGGCTCGAGCGCCGTCACCTCGGTCAACGAGGCCTGGTCCGCGGTGGGCGTGGCGCCCGCGCCGGTGTGGACGGTGTTCTCCAACCAGACGAACCTCTCCGGCGCCCGGAGCAGCTCGACGAACTACAGCTTCGCCACGCCGACGGGTGCGACCGCCATCAAGTTCGAGATGTCCGGCGGCTCGGGTGATGCCGACCTGTACGTGAAGTTCGGCAGCGCGCCCACCACGACGAGCTACGACTGCCGTCCGTACGCCTCGGGCAACAGCGAGTCCTGCACCTTCAACCCGGCCAAGCAGGGCACGTACTACGTCATGATCCGCGGCTACTCGGCCTACTCCGGCGTGACCCTCAAGGCGAGCTCCGCGCAGTAA
- a CDS encoding FIST signal transduction protein has translation MTVSIGVGVGHAQDAKQAVRDAVERARAGLSGAPIQAAYLTATVDYEAADVHATFRELLPEVALHGVTTSLGVLTPEGVQNEGHGALAVMLFGGPPGMAFVASSLEEDGRRAGEAAARALVRQAGGRQPRVILFNASPGQEEAMLAGIASVCPDAPCSGGSAADHAIAGQWSVFTLEGPVRSGVSLLGIFGEVRCGTALSVPYTPTSTRARATNSEGRTLLTLDEQPAAQVLGRWMEGAIDEQLRSGGNILAQTALRPIAVRRGLGQQDHYITVHPAHIHAERGSVDIFANIEPRDEVCLMTGTPEGLVNEVAHLIDMTLARGGLTAREVKGAALIFCAGCAGALGPRIDEGLRTFARLLPGVPMLGLCTFGEQGHVPGLGNVHQDLSLSLTLFADERP, from the coding sequence ATGACGGTGTCGATTGGAGTGGGAGTGGGTCATGCCCAGGACGCGAAGCAGGCGGTGCGCGACGCGGTGGAGCGAGCACGGGCGGGACTGAGCGGCGCGCCCATCCAGGCGGCCTACCTCACCGCGACGGTGGACTACGAGGCCGCGGACGTCCATGCCACCTTCCGGGAGCTTCTGCCCGAAGTCGCGCTGCACGGAGTGACCACGTCGCTCGGGGTGCTCACGCCGGAGGGCGTCCAGAACGAGGGCCATGGGGCCCTGGCGGTGATGTTGTTCGGCGGTCCACCGGGAATGGCCTTCGTGGCCTCGTCCCTGGAGGAGGATGGGCGCCGGGCGGGAGAGGCCGCGGCGCGTGCGCTGGTGCGCCAGGCGGGGGGCCGGCAGCCACGGGTGATTCTCTTCAATGCCTCGCCGGGGCAGGAGGAGGCGATGCTGGCGGGCATCGCGAGTGTCTGTCCGGACGCGCCCTGCTCCGGAGGCAGCGCCGCGGATCACGCCATCGCGGGACAGTGGAGTGTCTTCACCCTCGAGGGGCCGGTGCGCTCGGGCGTGTCCCTGCTGGGGATCTTCGGCGAGGTGCGGTGTGGCACGGCGCTGTCGGTGCCCTACACCCCCACGAGCACGCGGGCGCGGGCCACGAACTCCGAGGGCCGCACACTGCTGACGCTGGATGAGCAGCCCGCCGCCCAGGTCCTGGGGCGTTGGATGGAGGGGGCCATCGACGAGCAACTGCGCTCGGGCGGCAACATCCTCGCGCAGACGGCGCTCCGGCCCATCGCCGTGCGCCGGGGACTCGGCCAGCAGGACCACTACATCACGGTGCACCCGGCCCACATCCACGCGGAGCGGGGCTCGGTGGACATCTTCGCCAACATCGAGCCCCGGGACGAGGTGTGCCTGATGACCGGCACACCCGAGGGGTTGGTGAACGAGGTGGCCCACCTCATCGACATGACGCTGGCGCGGGGAGGACTGACGGCGCGCGAGGTGAAGGGAGCCGCGCTCATCTTCTGCGCCGGGTGCGCGGGTGCCCTGGGACCCCGTATCGATGAGGGTCTGCGCACGTTCGCGCGGCTGCTTCCCGGAGTGCCCATGCTCGGCCTGTGCACCTTCGGCGAGCAGGGCCACGTGCCGGGACTCGGCAACGTGCATCAGGACCTGTCGCTCAGCCTCACGCTCTTCGCCGACGAGCGGCCCTGA
- a CDS encoding carotenoid oxygenase family protein, producing MTHTAMKQSSEQPGWRGTFRDLTKDQGFQPLRVEGKLPEDLRGTLMRVGPMTFGVGEERYGHWFDGDGGVMAVRFDGSGARGAARVIDTPGLRAGRQAGKILGSGYGTGASPWRRLRHGGTKRNAANTSVLEWNGRVFALYEGGLPTELSPEDLRWLGERDLGVILTNFSAHPHRVPGREATYNFGMRYGRVTTLELYELSDAGAARHLGQVPLPGPTMIHDFIATERHLIFFVTPLRLSVFKMLLGVGYYSKNLEWRPELGTQVLVVPIDDLANPVRLETEPLFTWHFANAYEREGSVVVDYVRYPDFGTNTWLREMTHGVPTTPSQGRLHRATLDLKARTFRTEERLALSAEFPRVAPRVETREHRYLYLSVHSGPAAQRGPQDAVAKVDMTTGREERFALGSEPYPTEPVFVPRAGATAEDDGYVLTQVYDAPSGLTHVAVLDARHPGAEPLARAWFEHAIPTTFHGGFTPVS from the coding sequence ATGACGCACACGGCGATGAAGCAGTCTTCCGAGCAGCCCGGCTGGCGCGGGACCTTCCGCGACCTGACGAAGGACCAGGGCTTCCAGCCGCTCCGGGTGGAGGGAAAGCTGCCGGAGGACCTGCGGGGCACGCTGATGCGGGTGGGCCCGATGACCTTCGGCGTGGGGGAGGAGCGCTACGGGCACTGGTTCGACGGGGACGGAGGCGTGATGGCGGTGCGCTTCGACGGCAGCGGCGCACGAGGCGCGGCGCGGGTGATCGACACCCCGGGCCTGCGCGCCGGACGCCAGGCGGGAAAGATCCTCGGCAGTGGCTACGGCACGGGGGCCTCGCCGTGGCGCAGGCTGAGGCATGGCGGAACGAAGAGGAACGCGGCGAACACCTCGGTGCTGGAGTGGAACGGGCGGGTCTTCGCCCTCTACGAGGGGGGCCTGCCCACGGAGCTCTCCCCGGAGGATTTGCGCTGGCTGGGCGAGAGGGACCTGGGCGTCATCCTGACGAACTTCTCCGCGCACCCGCACCGGGTACCGGGGCGCGAGGCGACGTACAACTTCGGCATGCGCTACGGCCGCGTCACCACGCTGGAGCTGTACGAGCTGTCGGACGCGGGGGCCGCGCGCCACCTGGGCCAGGTGCCCCTGCCCGGGCCGACGATGATCCACGACTTCATCGCCACCGAGCGGCACCTCATCTTCTTCGTGACGCCGCTGCGGCTCAGCGTCTTCAAGATGCTGCTGGGGGTGGGGTACTACTCGAAGAACCTGGAGTGGCGGCCGGAGCTGGGAACGCAGGTGCTGGTGGTGCCCATCGATGACCTCGCCAACCCGGTGCGCCTCGAGACGGAGCCGCTCTTCACGTGGCACTTCGCCAATGCGTACGAGCGCGAGGGGAGCGTGGTGGTGGACTACGTGCGCTACCCGGACTTCGGCACCAACACGTGGCTGCGAGAGATGACACACGGCGTGCCCACGACCCCCTCCCAGGGCCGGTTGCACCGGGCGACGCTGGACTTGAAGGCGCGCACCTTCCGCACCGAGGAGCGCCTGGCCCTGTCCGCCGAGTTCCCCCGGGTGGCGCCGCGGGTGGAGACGCGGGAGCACCGCTACCTCTACCTGTCCGTGCACTCGGGGCCGGCGGCGCAGCGCGGGCCGCAAGACGCGGTGGCGAAGGTGGACATGACGACGGGGCGCGAGGAGCGCTTCGCGCTGGGGAGCGAGCCGTACCCCACCGAGCCGGTGTTCGTGCCGCGAGCGGGTGCCACCGCGGAGGATGACGGCTACGTGCTGACGCAGGTGTACGACGCGCCGAGTGGCCTGACGCACGTGGCGGTATTGGACGCGAGGCACCCGGGAGCCGAGCCGCTGGCCCGGGCGTGGTTCGAGCACGCCATCCCCACCACCTTCCATGGCGGCTTCACCCCGGTGTCCTGA
- the infC gene encoding translation initiation factor IF-3: MIRDQRTSRGGSRDQRTNRRIRAREVRVVGSDGGQLGVMPLEAALERARTEGLDLVEISPMASPPVCKIMDYGKFKYEEKKRASEAKKKQVVVHLKEIKLRPKTEEHDYEFKVRNVRRFLEDGDKAKVVIQFRGREITHKEQGTTILQDVIQDLKEVAVVEQAPRMEGRLMFMILAPNPKVAQRARELARQAAAGPSPKKPTGDAKPAAPSAPSAPSAGEQDAQSATP; the protein is encoded by the coding sequence ATCATTCGCGACCAGAGAACCAGCCGCGGCGGTAGCCGCGATCAGAGAACCAATCGCCGTATCCGCGCCCGGGAAGTCCGGGTGGTGGGCTCGGATGGCGGGCAGCTTGGCGTCATGCCGCTCGAGGCTGCCCTGGAGCGGGCTCGTACCGAGGGACTCGATCTGGTCGAGATCAGCCCCATGGCCTCGCCACCGGTCTGCAAGATCATGGACTACGGCAAGTTCAAGTACGAGGAGAAGAAGCGGGCCTCGGAAGCCAAGAAGAAGCAGGTCGTCGTCCACCTCAAGGAGATCAAGCTCCGCCCGAAGACGGAGGAGCATGACTACGAGTTCAAGGTCCGCAACGTGCGGCGCTTCCTCGAGGATGGAGACAAGGCGAAGGTGGTCATCCAGTTCCGGGGCCGGGAGATCACCCACAAGGAGCAGGGCACCACCATCCTGCAGGACGTGATCCAGGACCTGAAGGAAGTGGCGGTCGTCGAGCAGGCCCCCCGCATGGAAGGGCGTCTGATGTTCATGATCCTCGCGCCCAACCCGAAGGTGGCCCAGCGTGCCCGCGAGCTGGCGAGGCAGGCCGCGGCGGGCCCCAGCCCCAAGAAGCCGACGGGCGATGCCAAGCCCGCCGCTCCCTCCGCTCCCTCCGCCCCCTCGGCGGGCGAGCAGGACGCGCAGAGCGCCACTCCCTGA
- a CDS encoding GAF domain-containing protein, which produces MKVAPPHPQEEARLAALDALEILDTLPEAGFDDLTRLASRLCEAPIALVSLVDHYRQWFKSRVGLEAQETPRDIAFCTHAILGERPFVVEDARHDERFHDNPLVTGELHLRFYAGVPIKGVGGHNLGTLCVIDQQPRQLTAEQAEMLVAIGRQVEAQLRLRLRLRVRELERRSAPCPTCWTRAATSPPSPSKRPPSTPTCCCPRWHVTSSNGW; this is translated from the coding sequence ATGAAGGTTGCCCCGCCCCATCCGCAGGAGGAAGCGCGCCTCGCCGCGCTGGATGCCCTCGAGATCCTCGACACCCTGCCGGAGGCTGGCTTCGACGATCTCACGCGCCTGGCCTCGCGGCTGTGCGAAGCGCCCATCGCGCTCGTGTCCCTGGTGGACCACTACCGGCAATGGTTCAAGTCCCGCGTCGGACTGGAGGCCCAGGAGACCCCGCGCGACATCGCCTTCTGCACCCATGCCATCCTGGGCGAGCGGCCCTTCGTGGTGGAGGACGCGCGCCACGACGAGCGCTTCCATGACAATCCGCTCGTCACCGGGGAGCTCCATCTGCGCTTCTACGCGGGCGTCCCCATCAAGGGGGTGGGTGGGCACAACCTCGGCACCCTGTGTGTCATCGACCAACAGCCGCGCCAGCTCACCGCGGAGCAGGCCGAGATGCTGGTGGCGATCGGCCGCCAGGTCGAGGCCCAGTTGCGGCTGCGGCTGCGGCTGCGGGTGCGCGAGCTGGAGCGGCGCAGCGCACCGTGTCCAACCTGCTGGACGCGAGCGGCGACGAGTCCTCCATCCCCCTCAAAGCGGCCCCCTTCGACGCCCACCTGCTGTTGTCCGAGGTGGCACGTGACTTCCAGCAACGGCTGGTGA